A region of Candidatus Cloacimonadaceae bacterium DNA encodes the following proteins:
- a CDS encoding DUF3467 domain-containing protein gives MSQPNQPNQPNQINIKIDEKVGEGTYANFFVITNSPSEFVIDFGRILPGIPDAKIYSRVVCTPQHAKQLSQLLMKNIETYESQFGEVKIQGMPENKPVGFKPER, from the coding sequence ATGTCTCAACCCAATCAACCCAATCAACCCAACCAGATCAACATCAAGATCGACGAAAAAGTCGGCGAAGGCACCTATGCCAATTTCTTTGTGATCACAAATTCCCCTTCCGAGTTCGTTATCGATTTTGGCAGAATCCTCCCCGGGATACCCGATGCCAAGATCTATTCACGGGTGGTTTGCACGCCCCAACACGCCAAGCAACTCTCACAATTGCTGATGAAAAACATCGAAACCTATGAAAGCCAGTTTGGCGAGGTCAAGATTCAGGGCATGCCGGAAAACAAGCCGGTTGGCTTCAAACCCGAAAGATAA